GATGTAGATCTCCACGCTTCCCCCGCTGTGGCAGGCCATGGGAAACACCGTCAGTCCGGGTCGAGTGTGCGATATCGAGTCGGGGTCGCGGACGATCCCTATCAGCCGCGGCTTCTCGTCCGCGAGGGCCGCGAGCGCCTCCCGAATCACCGTCGGCCGCGTGCAGCTTCCCCCCAGCCAGCCGTGGAACTCGCCGTCCGGGGTCACGACGGCGCTGTCGCCGACCCGGGCCGAGCTCGGGGGCTCGCGGCGGACCACCGTGGCCAGCGCGAACGCCTCGCTGCGGCCGGCGAGTTCGGACGCAAGCTGCAGGATTTCGGTGCGCATCGATGTCAGGCTCCCAACTCCGCCTTGATCCGCTCGTAGTCCTCGGGAACGTCGATGTCCTGGAGCGCCGCCGCCGGCCAGGAGACCGCGACCGCCTCGTGACGATGCCGCCGCACGACCTGCCGCCCGCAACCTTCTCCCGACATCTGCCGGAGCTCGGAGAACAGCGCACGGTCGTACAGCATCGGCGGCGCGTTGACGTCGCCGTAGGCGGAGATGACGAGCGGGGCCGTGCTCTCCCGGTAACGCGTGACGAGACTCGCGACCATGCGGGTGGTGACGAACGGCATGTCCGCCAGCATCACCACCGCCGCCGGCACGCCCTCCGGTACGTGGCAGATGCCGGCCCGCAGCGACCGGTTGATCCCCAGCGCGTGATCGGGATTGTCGACCGGCGTGCACGCCAGTTCCGCAAGCTCCGCTCGGGCCCGCTCCGCCTCGTGGCCTACGACGACGACGACCGGATCGAGCCCGGCGTCGATGGCGCGCCGCACGACCCGTCTCAGCAGCGTCTCGCCGTCGAGCTCGAAGAACAGCTTGTTGCGTCCCATGCGGGTCGAGCTGCCGGCGGCGAGGACGACGCCGGCCACCGGGCCGCTCCGCTCAGACGGCTCAGACGGCATGGATGACACCTTCCTTCTCGCGCAGGTGGCGCGGCACGCTCGCGGCGCGGACGGCAAGCAGCTCCGCCACGACGCTCACGGCCACCTGCTCGGGTCCGTCCGCGGCCAGATCGAGACCGACGGGGGCGAACAGACGGTCGGCGCCCGCCTCGATCTGCGCGCCCACGCCGTCGAGCTGTTCGAGCATTTCGTCTCGGCGGGCGCGCGGACCGAGAAGGCCGACGTAGGGGACATCGGTCCGCAACAGGCGCCCGACCCAGTCCCGGTCGTGGGCGAACGAGTGAGTCATGACCACCGCGTAAGTGCGCGGGCCGAGCGGCAGCCCTTCCAGGCCGGCGGCGGGTCTGCGGTCGATGCGCTCCGCACCGGGAAAGCGTTCCGCGGACAGGTAGGCGGGACGGTGGTCGACGACCGTCACGCGGAACCCGACCTGTGACGCATACGCCGCGAGGGGAATCGCGTCGTCGCCCGCGCCGCAGATGACGAGCCGGGGCGGCGGTACGTGTACCTCGGTGAAGACCTCGGTCGATGGGAGACCGATGCCGGTCGCTTCGATCTCGTAGCACTGCGATTCGCCGGTCGCAAGGAGCGCCTCGGAGCGTCGGGCAATCACGCGATCCAGTTCGGGCCCCCCCGTCGAGCCGGCTGGCGGGGCATCGCCCGATACGAGCACCCTGCCCAGGACCGCGGCTGGACCGCGGACGACGGTGGACGCGGCGAACGGCGCATCTCCAGCCAGACGCGCCCGCACGCGGCGCGCCGCGTCCACGGTGTCCCCGGAGGTGGCCGGCTGAACGAAGATGTCGACCGCGCCATTGCAGCCCAGGCCAAGTCCCCAGACGGTGCGATCATCGTCGCCGGTTTCGTAGTGGCGGAGGCAGGGCGCTCGCTCGCGCATCACCGCCATGGCGATCTCGCGCACGTCCGCCTCGAGGCATCCGCCGCTGACGCCGCCGCGAGTCGCGCCGCTCTCTTCCACCAGCAGCTTGGCGCCGGGGCGCCGGTACGCGGACCCCTCGATCCGCACGACGGTCGCCAGCGCCGCGTGCCGGCCAGCCGCCGCCAGCTCGGCAACACGGTCCACGATCTGCGACGTTTCCTGCCAGTGCTTCATGGTGGATCGGTCGCACCGGGGCAGCCAGCCGTGATTCTACATGGGCGGAACGATCCCGAAGCTCCGGCGTCGGGTCGCAACTGGCCGCGGCAGGACCGTGGAGTCACCCACTGGCCGGTCAAATTCCGCGGTCCGGAAACAAACCCGGCAGCCCGTCTGCCGCTAGCGTGGCGGGAAAGGCCAGCCGTGGCGGCGCGCGATGGCTGGCCGAGATCGTCACTGTGTCCTCCGGCAGCGCGGCGCCATTCACGCCGCGGTGGATTCCACGACGAGCTCGCGGCCGAGCAGCCTCAATGCCTTGTGGAGCCGGTTGGCGGAGGTCGCGTGGCGCGGGTCCAGCATGCGCCGGACGACCTTGTCGTCGACGCCGAGACGCCGGGCAAACGCAACACGTGACAGGCCGCTGTCCCGGAAAGCCAGTACCAGCGCCGCCTTGGCGGCCATCGTTGGAGGCACGGCGACTCGATGCTCGCCGGTGCGCCGGGCGCTGGGTCGCGGAATCGGATCGCCGTCGATGATGCGGCCTGCGATCGTCTCCTCCAAGGCGTCTGCGGCTTCGGTCAGCGCCTCGGCATCGTTCCTGCCGGAGGTCAGACATTCCGGCAAGTCGCGGAAGGAAACGACGGCCTCGTCGGGAGCGGCACGCTGCAAACGCGCGGGGTAGATGAAACGCATCGGCGACCTCCGGAACACGTACGCTTACCGAACATCCCGGTCGGTGAGGCCCAACTGACGGAGCATGGCGGCCAGTAGTCCCGGGCCGAGTTCCTTCCGGAGGTCCTTCACGATGGTCTTGCGGTCCCCATAGTGAAGGACATCGAGTGACGCCATGCGTCGGGTCCGGCGTGCAGCCCGCCGGGATGCCCGCGGGCCGGCTACCCGTATATCCGCTCGAATTCGGCCATGAACGCAACGAGCGCGTCGACGCCCGCTTCGGGAAACGCGTTGTAGATGGAGGCGCGCAGGCCGCCGACCGACCGGTGGCCCTTGAGGCCGGCCAGATCCGCGGCGCCGGCTTCCTGGATGAATCCGGCCTCTAGCTCCGGCGTCGCCAGCCGGAACGTGACGTTCATCCGCGAGCGGCTGTCCCGATCGGCCACGCCGCGGTAGAAGTCGGTGCGGTCGATGGCCGCGTACAGCTTCGCCGCCTTGCGTTCGTTGCGCTCGGCAACGGCCTCCAGGCCGCCCTGGTCGCGCAGCCACGCCGTGACCAGCGACACCACGTAGATGGCGAAGACCGGCGGCGTGTTGGGCCGGGAGCCGCCCTGGACGTACGTGGCGTAGCGGAGCAGCTTCGGAAGCGACGACGGTCCCCGCTCCACCAGGTCCGGTCGGACGATCGCCACCGTCACACCGGCCGGCCCGAGGTTCTTCTGCGCGCCGGCGTAGATGAGTCCGTGCCCGGCGACATCGATCGGGCGGCTGAGAATGTCCGACGACGCGTCCACGACCAGCGGCCGATCACCGACGTCCGGCATGGCCGGCCACTGCGTCCCCGCTATGGTGTTGTTCGTCGTCGCGTGGACGTACGCGGCGGTGGGCGAGAGGTCGATTTCCGCTGCCGCCGGCAGACACCGGAAACCCTCCGCCGCCGTGGTGGCGGCCACGCGCACGGACCCGAACTTCTCCGCCTCCCGCGCCGCCTGCACGGCCCACGACCCGGTCAGCAGGTAGTCGGCCGTTCCGTCCGCGGGCAGCAGGTTCATCGGGACCATCGAGAATTGCAGCGTCGCGCCACCCTGGAGGAACAGGACGTGGTAGTCGTCGGGAACGCCGGCCAGAGCGCGGATGTTGGCCTCGGCCGCCGCCAGGATCTCGTCGAACGCCGGGGACCGGTGGCTGATCTCCAGCACCGACATCCCCACCCCCGGCAGCGCCGGCAGGTGGTCGCGGATCTGCTCGATGACCGGCTCGGGAAGCACCGCCGGACCGGCGCCGAAGTTGAAGACCCGTTCCGCCACAGAAGCCTCAGATGGTGTGAATCAGCAGGCCGTCGCGCAGCTTCGGCTCGAACCAGGTGGATTTCGGAGGCATGATGCCGCCCACGTCCGACACGGCGAGCAGCTCGTCCGGCGTCACCGCCGCCAGCGAGAAGGCGACGGCGGCCGCGCCGGAATCGACTGCCTGCTCCAGGGCCGCCACGCCGTGCGCCCCGCCGACGAATCCCACCCGCGGATCGGTGCGGATGTCCGCCACGTCGAGCAGCGGCGCCAGGATCCGGTCCTGGAGGATGGCTGCGTCGAGCCGCGCGGCCGGCGCTCCGGTGCCCCCCGCAGCGCCGACGCCCGCCGGTTCGATGGTGTACCAGACGCCTTCCAGGTACATCGCGATCCGGCCCTTGGGCGGCACCGGCGGTCCCCCGGCCGCGACCGGAAATCGCGCCCGCAAAGCGTCCAGGAGCTCCGCCGCGGTCCGGCCGGCGAGGTCGGCGACGGTGCGGTTGTACGGCAGGATGCGGGTCTGCCGGTCGGGAAACGCCACCCCGAGAAAGAAGCACGCCTCGTGTTGCGAATCGCCGCCGGCCAGCTCGTCGCGCGCCCGGGCGGCGCTGGCGATCCGGTGATGCCCGTCGGCGATGTACACGGCCGGCACGTCGGCGAACGCGCCGGGGGGGGGGGGGGGGGGGGGGGGGGGGGGGGGGGGTGAAAAGGGCGGGGGGGGGGGCGGGGGAGGGGGGGGGGGGGGGGGGGGGGGGGCGGGGGGGTGGGGGTGGGGGGGCGGGGGGGGGGGGGGGGGGAGGGGGGGGGGGGGGG
The DNA window shown above is from Acidobacteriota bacterium and carries:
- the serC gene encoding 3-phosphoserine/phosphohydroxythreonine transaminase produces the protein MAERVFNFGAGPAVLPEPVIEQIRDHLPALPGVGMSVLEISHRSPAFDEILAAAEANIRALAGVPDDYHVLFLQGGATLQFSMVPMNLLPADGTADYLLTGSWAVQAAREAEKFGSVRVAATTAAEGFRCLPAAAEIDLSPTAAYVHATTNNTIAGTQWPAMPDVGDRPLVVDASSDILSRPIDVAGHGLIYAGAQKNLGPAGVTVAIVRPDLVERGPSSLPKLLRYATYVQGGSRPNTPPVFAIYVVSLVTAWLRDQGGLEAVAERNERKAAKLYAAIDRTDFYRGVADRDSRSRMNVTFRLATPELEAGFIQEAGAADLAGLKGHRSVGGLRASIYNAFPEAGVDALVAFMAEFERIYG
- a CDS encoding XdhC family protein, giving the protein MKHWQETSQIVDRVAELAAAGRHAALATVVRIEGSAYRRPGAKLLVEESGATRGGVSGGCLEADVREIAMAVMRERAPCLRHYETGDDDRTVWGLGLGCNGAVDIFVQPATSGDTVDAARRVRARLAGDAPFAASTVVRGPAAVLGRVLVSGDAPPAGSTGGPELDRVIARRSEALLATGESQCYEIEATGIGLPSTEVFTEVHVPPPRLVICGAGDDAIPLAAYASQVGFRVTVVDHRPAYLSAERFPGAERIDRRPAAGLEGLPLGPRTYAVVMTHSFAHDRDWVGRLLRTDVPYVGLLGPRARRDEMLEQLDGVGAQIEAGADRLFAPVGLDLAADGPEQVAVSVVAELLAVRAASVPRHLREKEGVIHAV
- a CDS encoding DUF1015 domain-containing protein, encoding MPAVYIADGHHRIASAARARDELAGGDSQHEACFFLGVAFPDRQTRILPYNRTVADLAGRTAAELLDALRARFPVAAGGPPVPPKGRIAMYLEGVWYTIEPAGVGAAGGTGAPAARLDAAILQDRILAPLLDVADIRTDPRVGFVGGAHGVAALEQAVDSGAAAVAFSLAAVTPDELLAVSDVGGIMPPKSTWFEPKLRDGLLIHTI
- a CDS encoding nucleotidyltransferase family protein — its product is MPSEPSERSGPVAGVVLAAGSSTRMGRNKLFFELDGETLLRRVVRRAIDAGLDPVVVVVGHEAERARAELAELACTPVDNPDHALGINRSLRAGICHVPEGVPAAVVMLADMPFVTTRMVASLVTRYRESTAPLVISAYGDVNAPPMLYDRALFSELRQMSGEGCGRQVVRRHRHEAVAVSWPAAALQDIDVPEDYERIKAELGA
- a CDS encoding type II toxin-antitoxin system HicB family antitoxin codes for the protein MRFIYPARLQRAAPDEAVVSFRDLPECLTSGRNDAEALTEAADALEETIAGRIIDGDPIPRPSARRTGEHRVAVPPTMAAKAALVLAFRDSGLSRVAFARRLGVDDKVVRRMLDPRHATSANRLHKALRLLGRELVVESTAA